The genomic window CCAATAATAAAATTGATATTATTATCTGGTGTTATCTCAACAAAAGCATTTGGTTGTAATGGTTTTTCTTCTTTTTTAGTTTCACTAGCTTTTGATTTAGTTGGTACATAAAATCCAATAACAAATGCTGCACTTACAGCTGTAGTTGTTTTTAAAAAATCTCTTCTTTGCATTTTAAGCCTCCACTGTTGCAGCTTTTATAGCTGTTTTGATTTTATTATATGTTCCACATCTACAAATATTTCCATTCATTGCTGACAATATTTCTTCTTCATTTGGTTTAGGATTTGATTTTACAAGTCCAGCTGCATTCATTATTTGTCCAGATTGACAATATCCACATTGAACCACATCTTCTTGTACCCAAAATTTTTGTAGTTTTTGTACAGTTTTATCTGTTTGTGTTTCTATTGTAATTATTTTTTTGTTTCCAACTTCACTAAGAGGTGTTGAGCAACTTCTAATAGCAATATTGTCAAGTAACACTGTACAGGCTCCACATTGTCCAACACCACATCCAAACTTCGTACCAGTCATATTTAAATAATCTCTTAATACCCATAATATTGGTGTCTCTTCTGATATATCTTTTAATTCATATTTTTTATCATTTACTGTAATAAATTGCATTAATTATCCTTTATTTAAAACTTTTATCCATTTATATTATAGAAAGTTTTGAATCATTTCAGTATATAATTTCTCCATATTTCTTGCCTAATTCTACAAATTAACAGTTTAATAGAATTATTTATTAGCATTAATTATGTGTTTTGGATGTTAGAGGTTTTAATAAAGATTTTTATTAGTTTTAAAGTAAGATTATCTTAGAAAAACAGCACTTCTCATGAAGTGTTGTTTTTTTATTCTGCAATATTAATATTTATTCCTTGTTTTAAAAGTTCTGCTTCTCTTACTTTTAAATAATCCAAATAACTTCTTGGATACTGTTCATAATATTTCCCACTTACATATCTAAGTATCTCTTTGAAATGAAATGAATATAAAAGTGCATCAACAGTTGTGATTAGTTTTTTGTCATCATAAAGTAAAACGCCCGGCCTATAATCTAGGTTTATTTTTTGTGCCCATTCTTTTGGTGTTGTTTTATTTCCATCAACATCAATAATTTCTTCTGTACTATTTGCATCTAATCTTATAGCTGTGAATTTTTTTAATTCACTTTTTACATCTTTATTTTTTAGTACTTTATCATGAAAATAATCACACTGAGTACAACTACCATCTTCAAAGATAATAGCAAGAGGCGTTTTTATTTTTGATAAATCTTTGATATTTTTAAACATATCATTATCTTTAAAAGTATAAAGAGTTTGTTTATCGATTTTGTTAGCATATTCCATTAAATTCATATTTTTATAATATTCACCTTGAATATATTCCAAAATCAATTTAAAATCTTCTGGACTTCTATATCCATTTACTCGTAAAACAATCTCTTTTTTATCATCAAAAAATAAGATTGTTGGACTATATTGAATCTCTAATTTTGAAGCTAGTTCTTTTTCACTTAACGTTGTATTTTCATCCCAAGTAACTTCGCGACTTCCTTTTACATTTATTTCAACTACATCAAAATATTTTTTTATAAAATCACTTGTTTTATTCTGTTGTAAAAAATTATCTTTTAACATTTTTGCACAATAAGGACAAGCATCTAAATCCATAAATATCATGTAATGTCTATTTTTCGCTTTTGCTTCATCAATATCTTCTTTAATATCTAAAAAACTCTCTTTAAACCAACTAGGAATTTCATGTGATACTCCACCACTTAATTTTCCCTCTTGAGCATTTGCATTTATACTTAAAAATGTAAAGATTAAAAAACACATAAACATTACTCTCTTGAATGATAATTTCATAAATTCTCCTTATTATAATTTTATATATTCTATTGTATTAAACTTTAATATCAAGAAATTTTTTTTTATTTTAGATACAATTTCACAATAACAAGACACTTAATTTATTTTCAAAAGGTTTATAATATGCAGGTTTATTTATACGCAAAAAGTGGTCATACAATTGGATTGGATGCAACCAAAAGATGTGCAGCAATTGCCAATGCACTCAAAGAATTTGA from Arcobacter venerupis includes these protein-coding regions:
- a CDS encoding (2Fe-2S)-binding protein codes for the protein MQFITVNDKKYELKDISEETPILWVLRDYLNMTGTKFGCGVGQCGACTVLLDNIAIRSCSTPLSEVGNKKIITIETQTDKTVQKLQKFWVQEDVVQCGYCQSGQIMNAAGLVKSNPKPNEEEILSAMNGNICRCGTYNKIKTAIKAATVEA
- a CDS encoding thioredoxin family protein; amino-acid sequence: MKLSFKRVMFMCFLIFTFLSINANAQEGKLSGGVSHEIPSWFKESFLDIKEDIDEAKAKNRHYMIFMDLDACPYCAKMLKDNFLQQNKTSDFIKKYFDVVEINVKGSREVTWDENTTLSEKELASKLEIQYSPTILFFDDKKEIVLRVNGYRSPEDFKLILEYIQGEYYKNMNLMEYANKIDKQTLYTFKDNDMFKNIKDLSKIKTPLAIIFEDGSCTQCDYFHDKVLKNKDVKSELKKFTAIRLDANSTEEIIDVDGNKTTPKEWAQKINLDYRPGVLLYDDKKLITTVDALLYSFHFKEILRYVSGKYYEQYPRSYLDYLKVREAELLKQGININIAE